The Cyclobacteriaceae bacterium genome includes a region encoding these proteins:
- a CDS encoding efflux RND transporter permease subunit codes for MNKFIKSIITFSLKNKMIVFMGTFVIVALGIRSFLATPIEAFPDVINTRVVIITQWPGRSAEEMEKFVTIPVEMELNVVPKKTSLRSISLFGLSVVTIFFDDDVDDFYARQVVYNQIENVTLPDGAEAEVQPPSGPTGEIYRYTLAGEGKSIRELKEIQDWVIDKRLKGVSGVADVISFGGEVKIFEVTLDPNRLIAYQFSAEDVFDAVQENNGNVGGDVIESGPQTFLVRGLGLIKKMSDIETIIVKNINGTPIFVKDVAEVTESYKPRLGKVGRGDEQDVVEGIVLLRKGENPSEVLQLLNTTIDDLNGRVLPDGVKIKVFYDRTTLVNLTTHTVMENLIVGMLLVTFILSIFLLDWRTTVIVAIIIPLALLFAFICMKIKGMSANLLSIGAIDFGIIIDGAVVMVEGVFVYLAHRQHELGLAKFNPMAKMGMVKRISVEMGKPILYSKLIIITALLPIFAFQKVEGKMFSPLAYTIGFALAGALIFTLTLVPVLCQILLKKNVRERDNILVKSLERVYKPALEWSLSKPKLSIGLSVALLLVSLGIGGQLGTEFLPQLNEGSIYVRASMPQSITFSRANVISGEMRQIFTKYPEVKGVISQNGRPNDGTDPTGFFNVEFFVDLYPKDDWTRGVSKEEIIKDMQDKLLAEFPGIVFGFSQPISDNVQEAVSGVKGEMAIKIFGDDFVVLERKADSVRNIMATIRGVQDLGIFKSLGQPELRVELNRLKMARYGANVVEANNLIEMAVGGKKVSTFYEGERRFDIRVRFSPEYRKSEKEIGKLMVPCTNGTKIPMSEIADIIRQTGPAFVYREANQRFIPIKFSVRGRDLGSTIAEAQGKVGAAVKLGKGYQMTWNGEFENQVRATNQLKIVVPISITLIFMWLFFMFNSLKYAGIVLLNVPFALIGGILGLYFGGINFSISAGVGFIALFGVCVQNGVIMVDVFNKMYDQGLELKEAIIEGAMTRVRPVVMTALMAGLGLLPAALSTGIGSETQKPLAVVVICGLISATILTLVTLPAIYQLWNKSTGHKVGK; via the coding sequence ATGAATAAATTTATCAAGTCGATCATAACATTCTCTCTTAAGAACAAGATGATTGTTTTTATGGGAACCTTCGTTATCGTCGCGCTGGGTATTCGCAGTTTTTTAGCGACGCCTATTGAAGCATTTCCCGATGTGATCAACACCCGTGTTGTTATCATTACCCAGTGGCCTGGAAGAAGTGCCGAAGAAATGGAAAAGTTCGTCACCATTCCTGTAGAAATGGAGTTGAATGTTGTTCCAAAAAAGACAAGCCTCCGTTCGATTTCACTTTTCGGTCTTTCGGTTGTAACGATCTTTTTCGATGATGATGTAGATGATTTCTATGCACGCCAGGTAGTGTATAATCAAATCGAGAACGTCACTTTGCCTGATGGTGCGGAAGCAGAAGTTCAGCCTCCCTCCGGACCAACCGGAGAAATTTACCGGTACACTCTTGCAGGAGAAGGCAAGTCAATACGTGAACTTAAAGAGATTCAGGATTGGGTAATTGATAAAAGGCTAAAAGGAGTTTCAGGCGTTGCTGATGTGATCAGCTTTGGTGGTGAGGTAAAGATCTTCGAGGTGACATTGGATCCCAATCGCCTCATTGCTTATCAATTCTCAGCTGAAGATGTTTTTGATGCCGTCCAGGAAAACAATGGAAACGTCGGAGGTGACGTAATAGAAAGTGGTCCACAGACATTTTTAGTTCGGGGCCTGGGTCTGATCAAAAAAATGTCCGACATCGAAACAATCATCGTTAAGAACATAAATGGAACACCCATTTTCGTGAAAGATGTTGCTGAGGTTACAGAATCCTATAAGCCAAGACTTGGGAAAGTCGGACGTGGAGATGAACAGGATGTTGTGGAGGGTATTGTTCTTCTTCGCAAGGGAGAAAATCCAAGTGAGGTTCTTCAGCTTCTTAATACTACCATCGACGATCTTAACGGCAGAGTATTGCCGGATGGCGTAAAGATCAAAGTTTTTTATGATCGCACGACTCTTGTTAACCTGACCACTCATACGGTCATGGAGAATCTGATAGTGGGAATGTTATTAGTAACCTTCATTCTTTCCATTTTCCTCTTGGACTGGAGAACAACCGTTATCGTGGCGATCATCATTCCGCTGGCGCTGCTGTTTGCATTCATTTGTATGAAGATCAAAGGCATGTCTGCCAATCTTCTTTCTATTGGTGCTATTGACTTCGGAATTATCATTGATGGTGCGGTGGTGATGGTGGAAGGAGTCTTTGTTTATCTCGCGCATAGGCAGCATGAATTAGGTCTCGCCAAATTCAATCCCATGGCAAAAATGGGTATGGTTAAAAGAATTTCAGTTGAAATGGGTAAGCCTATTTTATACTCCAAGCTTATCATTATCACTGCTCTCTTGCCAATTTTTGCATTCCAAAAAGTGGAGGGTAAGATGTTCAGTCCATTGGCTTACACCATTGGGTTTGCATTGGCCGGAGCATTGATCTTTACGCTCACTCTTGTTCCTGTACTATGTCAGATATTATTGAAGAAGAATGTAAGAGAGCGTGATAATATCCTCGTTAAATCACTTGAGAGAGTTTACAAACCAGCTCTTGAATGGTCGCTTTCAAAACCTAAACTGAGCATTGGACTTTCTGTTGCTCTGTTGCTTGTGAGTCTTGGAATCGGTGGTCAGCTGGGAACAGAATTTCTTCCGCAATTGAATGAAGGTTCAATTTATGTAAGAGCAAGTATGCCTCAAAGCATCACGTTCTCAAGAGCAAATGTGATCTCGGGTGAGATGCGTCAGATATTTACAAAGTATCCCGAAGTGAAGGGTGTCATTTCACAGAATGGTCGTCCAAATGATGGAACGGATCCAACCGGATTCTTCAATGTTGAGTTCTTCGTCGATTTATATCCAAAAGATGATTGGACACGCGGCGTTTCAAAAGAAGAGATCATCAAGGACATGCAGGATAAATTGCTTGCTGAGTTTCCGGGTATCGTCTTTGGATTTTCCCAACCTATTTCAGACAACGTTCAGGAGGCTGTTTCAGGTGTAAAGGGTGAAATGGCGATCAAGATTTTTGGTGATGACTTTGTTGTGCTGGAGCGAAAAGCTGATAGCGTAAGAAATATAATGGCAACGATTCGTGGCGTTCAGGATCTGGGGATTTTTAAAAGCCTGGGTCAGCCTGAATTACGCGTTGAGCTGAATCGACTCAAGATGGCTCGCTACGGTGCAAATGTGGTTGAGGCCAATAACCTGATCGAGATGGCTGTTGGCGGAAAGAAGGTTTCTACTTTTTATGAAGGTGAAAGAAGATTTGATATTCGCGTTCGCTTCTCTCCTGAATATAGAAAATCAGAAAAGGAGATTGGTAAGCTGATGGTTCCGTGTACCAATGGAACAAAAATTCCTATGTCAGAAATAGCTGATATCATTCGTCAGACGGGACCCGCCTTTGTTTATCGTGAGGCTAATCAACGATTCATTCCGATTAAATTCTCCGTTCGCGGGCGCGATCTGGGAAGCACCATTGCAGAAGCACAGGGGAAAGTTGGTGCAGCTGTGAAGCTTGGTAAGGGATATCAGATGACGTGGAATGGTGAATTTGAAAACCAGGTGCGGGCCACTAATCAATTAAAAATTGTAGTGCCGATTTCCATTACGTTGATCTTTATGTGGTTGTTCTTCATGTTCAATTCATTGAAGTATGCTGGTATCGTTTTGCTGAATGTGCCTTTTGCTTTAATCGGAGGGATCCTGGGTCTCTACTTTGGGGGAATCAATTTCAGCATCTCAGCAGGAGTTGGATTCATAGCACTCTTTGGTGTCTGTGTTCAGAATGGTGTGATCATGGTAGATGTATTTAATAAAATGTATGATCAGGGACTGGAATTGAAAGAAGCCATTATTGAAGGAGCGATGACCCGTGTTCGTCCTGTTGTCATGACAGCATTGATGGCGGGCTTAGGATTGCTGCCTGCGGCGTTGTCAACGGGGATAGGATCGGAGACACAAAAGCCTTTGGCGGTTGTTGTGATTTGTGGATTAATCTCTGCCACCATTCTTACGCTGGTGACATTGCCAGCTATCTATCAACTGTGGAATAAGAGTACAGGGCATAAAGTTGGAAAATGA